CAAAAGGCGCGGGAAAAAAACAAGAACtacgaagaacttcataaataatGAATATAATAAACGATTTAGTGTCTGGAATAAAAAACAGAACTGTTTAAATCTATATTAATAGTTTTCGTCGTCAATCGTTGTAAATTAGCTTGCTGTTGTTGCTTGACTTGCCATCTATGCTCAGCTTCTTGGCTCGCCGCCGCTGATCCTCCGCACGGAACGCTCCAGCTTTTCCACACGGTCGGCCAGCGCGCTGATCACCGCGCTCTGCTGCGCGATCTGCTCGCACAGCGCCGCCATCATCTTCCACGCGTCCACACCGTCGGAGGCGGCTACTGCTTCGCTGACCTCCAACTGGGTGGGCATGTGAGTCGTGGTCTTGATGCTCTCCGTCTCATTGCTATGCTGCGCAGCGTCTGGCAGCTCCGGCGCTACCGCGCTCTCCTCCGCCGCCATCTCGATGGCCGGCGCCGGCTTAGTCTCGAACGCGTCGACGGCGTCCTGCAGCGTGACCACCCGCTTGGTGACCCTCCTCCGGTAGTCCCGCGCGCCGCGCACTGCGTCGAGACGCAGCAGCATCCTCATGAGCGCCTCCCAGACGGCGACGCGCGCCCTGGGATCCACGCGCAGAGCCTCCGCCTGGCACGCCATCTTCCCCCCGACTTGCTCCGCCTCCCGCTCCACCTCGCGCACGGCCCGCACCGACTTCCTCGCCAGTAACCCGCGCGCCGCCGCCTGTATCCTCGCTGCGGCGTCCTCCGCCGACATCGCCGGCGCCACCGGTCCCGCGCGAGTGGCTTCCGCTGCCTTGGgctccctctccggtgagtcggGCCCGTGGACTGGGATCGAGAAAGACGTCTGCGTCTCCGTTGCCCTGGGCGCGGATCTCGCTCTCGCGGCCGCCGGCTCGGCGCCCGCAAAGACGTCCCTGGCTCTGCGGAAT
This portion of the Zea mays cultivar B73 chromosome 2, Zm-B73-REFERENCE-NAM-5.0, whole genome shotgun sequence genome encodes:
- the LOC103648017 gene encoding uncharacterized protein; this encodes MASRRFFVHDPYDYDQYYTAAPYHYEPYYQPQSTPIFRRARDVFAGAEPAAARARSAPRATETQTSFSIPVHGPDSPEREPKAAEATRAGPVAPAMSAEDAAARIQAAARGLLARKSVRAVREVEREAEQVGGKMACQAEALRVDPRARVAVWEALMRMLLRLDAVRGARDYRRRVTKRVVTLQDAVDAFETKPAPAIEMAAEESAVAPELPDAAQHSNETESIKTTTHMPTQLEVSEAVAASDGVDAWKMMAALCEQIAQQSAVISALADRVEKLERSVRRISGGEPRS